The following proteins are encoded in a genomic region of Dioscorea cayenensis subsp. rotundata cultivar TDr96_F1 chromosome 8, TDr96_F1_v2_PseudoChromosome.rev07_lg8_w22 25.fasta, whole genome shotgun sequence:
- the LOC120266622 gene encoding pentatricopeptide repeat-containing protein At5g50990, whose protein sequence is MKCLKERFFPYYCNSIIRAFLEKGSPQNALQTYKALLSSAILRPDHRTLVIVLKACSISSNLHAMMECHAKIIKAGLHYYMPLCASIFKLYLVHDHITDARHMLDVISRWDPDPVYGNLMLMGLFRNKEFDMAYHVFGKMPKRDLVSWNSMIEGCLWCSRPKVAFKLFRRMLDAGLEPDGFTFSTVFSACARVGALSHGRWAHQLMAEKQIELNHIIVSALIDMYAKCGRIEIARKIFDGIKRNNVSVWNSMITGLAIHGLGAQVFDVFSLMEKEGVAPDGITFVSILTACSHCGLVEECRQYFNAMRHNYLIEPKIEHYGAMVDTLARAGLLYEAYETIKTMAMEPDTVIWRALLSACRKHRQADLAETVIRHMAQGKQSGDYVLLSSIYSSAKQYRHAETVWRLMKEKGIRKNRGLSWVEMGSVLHQFKAGDRSHGESEAIYRVLDDLMGKAKAHGFAPVTELVTMDVLEEEKEENLQCHSEKLAVAYSVLKTSPGMEIRVSKNLRTCLDCHEWMKMVSKVLCKVILVRDRIRFHRFENGSCLCNDYW, encoded by the coding sequence ATGAAATGCCTCAAAGAACGCTTCTTCCCATATTACTGCAACTCCATTATCCGAGCATTTCTCGAGAAAGGCTCCCCCCAAAATGCTCTCCAAACCTACAAAGCTTTGCTCTCCTCCGCCATTCTACGTCCAGACCACCGAACCCTTGTTATTGTCCTCAAAGCCTGTAGCATCTCCTCTAACCTGCACGCCATGATGGAATGCCATGCCAAGATAATCAAAGCCGGGTTGCATTATTACATGCCTCTATGTGCATCAATCTTCAAGTTATATCTTGTTCATGATCACATAACTGATGCACGTCACATGCTTGACGTTATATCCCGTTGGGATCCTGATCCCGTTTATGGGAATTTGATGCTCATGGGGCTTTTCAGGAACAAGGAATTTGACATGGCATATCATGTGTTTGGCAAAATGCCTAAGAGAGACTTGGTTTCTTGGAATTCCATGATTGAGGGTTGTCTTTGGTGTTCGAGGCCAAAAGTGGCGTTTAAGCTTTTTAGAAGAATGCTTGATGCGGGGCTTGAGCCAGATGGTTTTACATTTTCGACTGTTTTTTCGGCTTGCGCTCGGGTGGGTGCTTTGAGCCACGGCAGATGGGCTCATCAGTTGATGGCAGAGAAACAAATTGAGCTCAACCATATAATTGTTTCTGCTTTGATTGATATGTATGCGAAATGCGGAAGAATTGAAATAGCAAGGAAGATCTTTGATGGTATAAAAAGGAACAATGTATCAGTCTGGAACTCGATGATCACTGGATTGGCCATTCATGGACTTGGTGCACAAGTGTTTGATGTGTTTTCTTTGATGGAGAAGGAAGGAGTTGCACCTGATGGTATTACATTTGTCAGTATTCTGACAGCATGTAGCCATTGTGGATTGGTTGAAGAATGCCGTCAATATTTCAATGCAATGAGACATAATTATCTCATTGAGCCCAAGATTGAACACTATGGTGCAATGGTTGATACTCTAGCACGTGCTGGACTTCTTTATGAAGCTTATGAAACTATAAAGACAATGGCAATGGAACCAGACACAGTCATCTGGAGAGCACTGCTTAGTGCTTGTCGGAAGCATAGGCAGGCCGACTTGGCTGAGACTGTGATCAGACACATGGCACAGGGGAAGCAGAGTGGAGATTATGTCTTGCTCTCGAGTATCTACTCATCTGCAAAGCAATACCGTCATGCTGAGACAGTATGGAGGTTAATGAAAGAGAAAGGTATCCGGAAGAATCGAGGTCTAAGTTGGGTAGAGATGGGCAGTGTGCTACACCAGTTCAAGGCTGGAGATCGATCGCATGGTGAATCAGAAGCTATTTACAGAGTTCTTGATGACTTGATGGGGAAAGCTAAGGCTCATGGTTTTGCACCAGTGACTGAACTTGTAACCATGGATGTGttggaggaagaaaaagaagaaaatctgCAATGCCATAGCGAAAAGCTAGCAGTTGCTTACAGTGTCCTTAAAACAAGCCCGGGGATGGAAATTCGGGTATCAAAGAACCTTAGGACTTGTTTGGATTGCCATGAATGGATGAAGATGGTTTCAAAGGTGCTCTGCAAGGTGATCCTAGTTAGAGATCGGATACGATTTCACCGTTTTGAAAATGGTTCTTGTCTTTGCAATGATTATTGGTGA